Proteins from a genomic interval of Argonema galeatum A003/A1:
- the murJ gene encoding murein biosynthesis integral membrane protein MurJ has protein sequence MKNGLYQKSLTFWNKLTRGSTNRQILAATLTVGIGLGFAKLVSILKELVVAWNFGISDSLDAFLMAFVLPSFISNVIAGSFNAALIPTYIQVREKEGKEAAQKLFSGAIIWSCGLLAITSLVMLTTAPLYLPKIASGFDHEKLDLTYKLLWMLAPSIMFSGILTVWAAVLNAGERFALAAVAETLTPAMTILFLLLFHSWDIFSLAAGLVAGQLLEMIVIGIALHRQNISLIPKWYGFDENLREVTGQYTPMIAGAFLMSSCSLVDQSMAAMLAPGSLAALLYGKRLVLLPITLASTALSTAVIPYFSKMIVHKDWKSVDHTLGHYLRLIFFVTVPMTLLFMALSEPIIHLLFQRGSFNASDTHIVSEIQICFALQIPFYIANILVVRLVSAMKMNHLLMQVSGLNLIVNIACNYLFMQWMGIKGIALSTSVVYMFCFSYMLINAEIQLRKQRKLSQEINQP, from the coding sequence GTGAAAAATGGGCTATATCAAAAATCACTCACCTTTTGGAATAAGCTAACCAGGGGTTCTACCAATCGCCAAATTCTTGCTGCTACTTTAACAGTGGGAATAGGATTAGGATTTGCTAAATTAGTATCTATTTTGAAGGAATTAGTAGTTGCCTGGAACTTTGGAATTTCGGATAGTCTCGATGCCTTTTTAATGGCATTTGTACTGCCCTCTTTCATCAGTAATGTGATAGCAGGATCTTTTAATGCTGCGCTGATTCCTACCTACATTCAAGTGCGAGAAAAGGAAGGGAAAGAGGCAGCACAAAAACTCTTTTCTGGGGCGATCATTTGGAGTTGTGGGTTGCTAGCAATTACTAGCCTAGTTATGCTGACAACTGCCCCTTTGTATTTGCCAAAGATAGCGTCAGGATTCGATCACGAAAAATTAGACCTAACTTACAAGCTGCTATGGATGCTCGCACCTAGTATCATGTTTAGTGGTATTCTGACTGTCTGGGCTGCAGTTTTAAATGCGGGAGAACGTTTTGCTTTAGCGGCTGTGGCGGAAACTCTTACGCCAGCTATGACGATCCTTTTCTTGTTGCTGTTTCATTCTTGGGATATTTTTTCTTTAGCAGCTGGGTTAGTCGCGGGGCAATTACTAGAAATGATTGTAATAGGAATAGCGCTACACCGACAAAATATCTCATTAATACCTAAATGGTATGGATTTGATGAAAACCTGCGTGAAGTAACAGGTCAGTATACTCCGATGATTGCCGGAGCTTTTTTAATGTCCAGTTGTAGTTTAGTCGATCAATCAATGGCGGCAATGCTAGCACCTGGAAGCCTCGCCGCATTGCTTTATGGAAAGCGCCTTGTTCTTTTACCAATTACCCTAGCTTCTACTGCATTAAGTACAGCGGTGATTCCCTATTTTTCTAAAATGATCGTCCATAAAGATTGGAAAAGTGTAGACCATACCCTTGGTCATTATCTACGCCTCATCTTTTTTGTAACTGTGCCTATGACGTTGTTATTTATGGCTTTGTCGGAACCTATCATCCATCTCCTTTTCCAAAGAGGTTCTTTTAACGCTAGTGATACTCATATAGTATCGGAAATTCAAATTTGTTTTGCTTTGCAAATACCATTTTATATTGCAAATATTTTAGTGGTAAGATTAGTTTCTGCCATGAAAATGAATCACTTATTGATGCAAGTTTCGGGGCTAAATTTGATTGTAAATATAGCTTGTAATTACCTATTCATGCAGTGGATGGGGATAAAAGGCATTGCTTTGTCTACCAGTGTTGTCTATATGTTCTGTTTCTCATATATGCTGATAAATGCAGAAATTCAACTGAGAAAGCAGAGAAAATTAAGCCAAGAAATTAATCAGCCATAA
- a CDS encoding glycosyltransferase family 4 protein produces MINKSEPKKMQITLVTPSLSCGGAERAAVLVAEGLMAKGHQVSIITIAGIERDFYQLSKGVHRLALSIAANSPTPIHALWNNLYRLWVLRKTIKSLQPKVVISFLDSTNILTLLALINTNYPIFVSEQNNPITETTNLWSKLRRLTYPMAAKVVSVSEGVDSYFDWLPQKKRAVIYNPVQPIKDEPINIDLPPGADPEKKWAIAMGRLTYQKGFDLLLPAFHKIADKYPDWQLLIFGEGELRRELEELREKLGLTRQVLFPGLTTNPIAMLKSAKLFVLSSRWEGLPAVLFEALSCGLPVVSMNCPSGPQEIIRDGIDGILVPNGDVSAFTLAMDSLMSDAEKRGRLAARASEAVDRFSLDKVVKKWELLIDEVLEEKVK; encoded by the coding sequence ATGATCAATAAAAGTGAACCTAAAAAGATGCAGATAACTTTAGTAACTCCATCCCTTTCCTGTGGCGGGGCTGAAAGAGCCGCAGTTTTAGTAGCTGAGGGATTAATGGCAAAAGGACATCAGGTTTCTATCATTACAATTGCTGGAATCGAACGGGATTTTTATCAACTATCTAAGGGAGTACATAGATTAGCTTTAAGTATTGCTGCAAACTCTCCCACCCCAATTCATGCTCTGTGGAATAACCTCTATCGCCTTTGGGTATTGAGAAAAACAATTAAATCACTTCAGCCAAAGGTCGTTATTTCTTTCTTGGATTCAACCAATATATTGACGCTGTTAGCACTCATTAATACCAACTATCCAATTTTTGTAAGCGAACAGAATAATCCGATCACAGAAACTACAAATTTATGGAGTAAATTGCGGCGTTTAACCTATCCAATGGCGGCTAAAGTTGTGAGTGTGAGTGAAGGAGTTGATAGCTATTTTGACTGGTTGCCGCAAAAGAAAAGAGCGGTTATCTATAATCCAGTTCAACCTATTAAAGATGAGCCAATAAATATTGATTTACCCCCAGGAGCCGATCCAGAGAAAAAATGGGCGATCGCAATGGGTAGATTAACTTATCAAAAAGGTTTCGACCTTTTATTACCTGCATTCCATAAAATTGCCGATAAATATCCAGATTGGCAATTACTGATCTTTGGAGAAGGAGAACTGCGGCGAGAACTGGAAGAATTGCGAGAAAAGTTAGGCTTAACTCGTCAAGTTCTTTTTCCTGGATTAACCACCAATCCGATTGCCATGTTAAAAAGTGCCAAACTCTTTGTTTTATCCTCTCGTTGGGAAGGATTACCAGCAGTTTTGTTTGAAGCACTCTCTTGTGGATTACCAGTTGTTTCCATGAATTGTCCTAGTGGGCCGCAAGAGATTATTCGTGACGGCATAGATGGAATTTTAGTTCCAAATGGAGATGTATCGGCATTCACTTTAGCAATGGATAGTTTGATGTCTGATGCAGAAAAGAGAGGGCGTTTAGCCGCTCGTGCTTCCGAAGCGGTGGATCGCTTTAGCTTAGATAAGGTAGTAAAAAAATGGGAATTATTGATAGATGAAGTTCTAGAGGAAAAGGTAAAATGA
- a CDS encoding glycosyltransferase produces MIAASKNKRIAFFLPNLYGGGAERVAINLLKGMAEKDVPLDLVLADAEGPYLELVPKSVRMINLGAGRVLKAILPLSRYLRENRPIALLSHMDHANVVALLARNLAGTKTRLVVVEHNTLSAAQSKFIRGRFVKPFMQWLYPSADAIVGVSKGVSLDLEQQLRLPAGKVTTIYNPVVDSELLAKANAPLDHPWFQKNSPPVFLAVGRLSAQKDFSTLIQAFGLLRKQAMARLLILGEGELRQELEEAIDNLGIADDVSMPGFVPNPYTYMSQATAFILSSRWEGLPTVLIEAMACSCPVISTDCPSGPKEILESGKYGSLIPIGDPVALSKVMLQVLANPLVNREILIEKSMDFSFEKAVDNYLAILK; encoded by the coding sequence ATGATCGCAGCATCAAAAAATAAACGGATTGCTTTTTTTCTACCTAATTTGTATGGTGGTGGCGCTGAACGAGTAGCCATTAATTTACTCAAAGGGATGGCAGAAAAAGATGTTCCTTTAGATCTCGTCCTAGCTGATGCAGAAGGGCCATATTTGGAGCTAGTACCAAAGTCAGTGCGGATGATTAACTTAGGAGCAGGACGAGTTTTAAAAGCTATCTTGCCTTTATCCCGTTACTTACGAGAAAATAGACCCATAGCATTATTATCCCACATGGATCATGCCAATGTAGTGGCATTGTTGGCTAGAAATTTAGCTGGCACCAAAACTCGATTGGTGGTGGTAGAACACAATACTTTATCAGCTGCTCAATCCAAATTTATACGCGGTAGATTTGTGAAACCGTTCATGCAATGGCTTTATCCTAGTGCAGATGCGATCGTCGGAGTATCTAAAGGTGTATCATTGGATCTAGAACAGCAACTGCGTCTCCCCGCTGGAAAGGTAACAACTATCTATAATCCCGTTGTTGATAGCGAATTGCTCGCCAAAGCTAATGCGCCTCTCGATCATCCTTGGTTTCAAAAAAATTCTCCCCCTGTATTTTTGGCTGTAGGAAGATTATCAGCGCAGAAAGATTTCTCTACTCTTATCCAAGCTTTTGGATTATTAAGAAAGCAAGCTATGGCTCGTTTGCTAATTTTAGGGGAAGGAGAATTACGCCAAGAATTAGAGGAAGCGATCGATAATCTCGGCATTGCTGACGATGTTTCCATGCCCGGTTTTGTACCCAATCCATATACTTATATGAGTCAAGCTACCGCCTTTATTCTTTCCTCTCGTTGGGAAGGATTACCAACTGTACTGATTGAAGCAATGGCTTGCAGTTGTCCCGTGATTTCCACAGATTGCCCTAGTGGGCCAAAAGAAATTTTAGAGTCTGGCAAATATGGGTCTTTAATACCAATTGGAGATCCAGTGGCATTGTCTAAAGTTATGTTACAAGTGCTGGCAAATCCTCTGGTAAATCGGGAAATATTAATCGAGAAATCAATGGATTTTTCCTTTGAAAAAGCAGTTGATAATTACCTGGCCATATTGAAATAA
- a CDS encoding O-antigen polymerase, with the protein MPIEQNMLAMTYIALIGFILFLEIFRKKETLFDFLSWFNVIFCLSYPFPAFLLEANFNHKTIELMYDSRTIYTSDLQTTVAIFMGYLCVIVGFYAKSATKYAKYFSIQQNKDWKIILYAIGLLLFACLSIQIYGSQYGGVLVALTQTNLIRAGVVESGPLVFFKQFIFTSFFASYLLASILFIRKYKTLRIILLVIFAFSVVVAFVAATLSSGRIPLINYFLGFYLVSVVYSGKLSLGITIPAIVGVFLFILYGKVLFFSLTAIPRGLDAVIDTFTQAIQNDTSSGGGLYSFMSNFVYPVHSLDSAFKEVYEPRFFVDWIYGLLSLIPSRVLNGVLGIDLPPSAADWNSEFVLGVRTTTVPPGVLAFGIYSMSWLGLILFCFVYGWVGRYLQSILIRYIKDIYWMPFLYVLTLQVWTDFTPTGDPRIYLINYFWFLLSSTILLLGIGKISLIKSPKNQTSQPG; encoded by the coding sequence ATGCCAATAGAACAGAATATGTTGGCCATGACGTACATAGCTCTGATCGGTTTTATATTATTTCTGGAAATTTTCCGAAAAAAAGAAACTTTATTTGATTTCTTAAGTTGGTTTAATGTTATTTTTTGTTTATCATATCCCTTCCCTGCATTTTTATTAGAAGCTAATTTTAACCATAAAACTATAGAGTTAATGTATGACTCTCGAACAATCTACACTAGCGATCTCCAAACTACGGTAGCTATATTTATGGGATATTTATGCGTAATTGTCGGTTTTTATGCTAAATCAGCCACTAAATATGCGAAATATTTCTCTATTCAGCAGAATAAAGATTGGAAAATTATCCTCTATGCCATTGGCTTACTATTATTTGCTTGTTTATCAATCCAGATCTATGGCTCGCAGTATGGTGGTGTATTGGTGGCTTTAACTCAAACAAACTTAATTCGGGCTGGGGTAGTAGAAAGTGGCCCACTTGTCTTTTTTAAGCAGTTTATTTTCACATCTTTTTTCGCATCTTATTTATTAGCATCTATTTTATTTATTAGAAAATATAAAACACTCAGAATAATTTTATTGGTGATATTTGCTTTTTCGGTAGTCGTTGCTTTTGTTGCAGCTACTTTATCATCTGGGCGGATTCCCCTGATCAATTACTTTCTAGGATTTTATTTAGTTTCTGTGGTTTATAGTGGAAAATTATCCTTGGGTATTACCATCCCGGCGATAGTTGGTGTATTCTTATTCATTCTTTACGGTAAAGTACTTTTCTTTAGTTTAACTGCTATACCAAGAGGTTTAGATGCTGTGATAGATACCTTTACACAAGCTATTCAAAATGACACCAGTAGTGGGGGTGGTTTATATTCCTTTATGAGTAATTTTGTTTACCCAGTTCATTCCCTAGACTCAGCTTTTAAAGAAGTTTATGAGCCACGCTTCTTTGTTGATTGGATCTATGGTCTTCTTTCTTTAATTCCCTCGCGTGTTTTAAATGGAGTCCTGGGTATAGATCTACCGCCAAGCGCCGCTGATTGGAATAGCGAATTTGTACTTGGAGTCCGTACAACTACTGTTCCACCAGGCGTTCTTGCTTTTGGCATTTACAGTATGTCATGGCTAGGACTTATTCTTTTTTGCTTTGTCTATGGATGGGTTGGTCGCTATCTGCAATCCATCTTGATTAGGTACATTAAAGATATATATTGGATGCCATTTTTATACGTTCTAACTCTCCAAGTTTGGACGGATTTTACTCCGACAGGAGATCCGCGCATTTACTTGATCAACTACTTCTGGTTTTTGTTATCAAGTACAATATTGCTGCTAGGTATAGGCAAAATATCTTTGATTAAATCACCCAAAAATCAAACATCTCAACCAGGATAA
- a CDS encoding glycosyltransferase family 4 protein — MSSEAKIVVLHLITGLSTGGAETMLYKLLSKTNHSRFKPIVISLIDKGTLGDRIEALGIPVYTIGMEQGKPTLATIWQLIHLVGKLKPDLIQCWMYHSILAGEIASIFRLKSIPVIWNIRHSLYSLSYEKRLTADIIKILSFLSIFSKKIIYNSQISARQHEKLGYKSRKTIIIPNGFDPDFFKPSIEVYKQIREELNLRSDCFLIGRFARYHEMKDYPNLLQAAAILLRDYPDVHFLLAGDEVNPKNEELCQIIQKLGISDRIHLLGERKDIPRLTAALDIASTTSFYGEAFPNVIGEAMSCGIPCVVTDVGDSAWIVGNTGRVVSPQNPQALANAWKELIALGAENRKVLGKAARDRIIASFSLDYVVAQYEGLYESVTGAKAAAPQAHPFRGGLAARLNYVIAKKQ; from the coding sequence ATGAGTTCAGAAGCAAAAATAGTGGTTCTACATCTGATCACCGGGCTTTCCACAGGTGGGGCAGAGACTATGCTATACAAGCTACTGTCTAAAACCAACCACTCCCGATTTAAACCAATAGTAATTTCCTTAATAGATAAAGGTACATTAGGCGATCGCATCGAAGCTTTAGGCATCCCCGTTTATACCATTGGAATGGAACAAGGAAAACCTACGCTAGCCACTATTTGGCAACTTATTCATCTAGTAGGGAAACTTAAGCCCGATCTGATTCAATGTTGGATGTATCACTCTATTTTGGCAGGAGAAATAGCTAGTATTTTCAGATTAAAGTCTATACCTGTAATCTGGAATATTCGTCATTCCTTGTATTCGTTAAGCTACGAAAAACGACTAACTGCCGACATAATTAAAATTCTGAGTTTTTTGAGCATTTTTTCCAAAAAAATTATCTATAACTCTCAAATAAGTGCCAGACAACATGAAAAGCTAGGCTACAAATCAAGAAAAACAATTATCATACCCAATGGTTTTGACCCAGATTTTTTTAAGCCATCAATTGAAGTTTATAAACAGATTAGAGAAGAACTTAATCTCCGAAGTGACTGTTTTTTGATAGGTCGATTTGCTCGCTACCATGAGATGAAAGACTATCCTAACTTACTTCAGGCAGCAGCAATTTTACTGCGAGATTATCCAGACGTACATTTTTTGCTGGCAGGTGATGAAGTCAATCCCAAAAATGAGGAATTATGCCAAATTATCCAGAAATTAGGGATTAGCGATCGCATCCATTTACTTGGGGAAAGAAAAGATATTCCCAGACTTACTGCTGCTTTAGATATCGCTTCTACTACTTCTTTTTATGGTGAAGCTTTTCCCAATGTGATCGGTGAAGCTATGTCCTGCGGTATCCCTTGCGTAGTGACAGATGTGGGTGATTCAGCATGGATTGTTGGCAATACTGGACGAGTGGTATCGCCCCAAAATCCCCAGGCATTAGCGAATGCTTGGAAAGAATTAATTGCCCTGGGTGCAGAAAATAGAAAAGTTTTAGGAAAAGCAGCCAGAGATCGAATTATTGCCTCTTTTTCTTTAGACTATGTTGTGGCTCAATATGAAGGATTGTATGAAAGTGTGACTGGGGCTAAAGCCGCCGCGCCGCAAGCCCACCCCTTCAGGGGTGGGCTTGCGGCGCGGCTAAATTATGTCATAGCAAAAAAACAATAG
- a CDS encoding glycosyltransferase has protein sequence MTNNINYSNKIAILYIITGLSTGGAEIMLYNLLSRINQARFSPVVLSLIEPEIWGKRIEALGIPVYTVSMDAGKPSINALVKLLLLVNKIKPDLIQGWMYHGNFAAEVASLFHFFQIPVTWSIHHSIHSLELEKKMTIKIIKFGSYISHLASKIAFVSQASKLQHEALGYSQKNSCVVPNGFDTSLFVPSPENKLAVRTELKINQDTILIGMICRYHPMKDHANFLKAAACLLKTYPNVHFLLVGTKVDRNNQTLIQLMQKLNLSEQIHLLGERTDIPRITAALDILTVASAYGEAFPLVVGEAMSCGVPCVVTDVGDSAWIVSNTGRVVPPQNSEALANAWQELIELGSEARENLGQAARNRIIESFSLESVVKKYENIYETVLDKKKSI, from the coding sequence ATGACCAATAATATTAATTATAGCAACAAGATTGCTATCCTATATATCATCACTGGCCTTTCGACAGGGGGAGCAGAAATAATGCTCTATAATTTGCTATCGAGAATCAATCAAGCTCGCTTTTCTCCAGTTGTACTTTCTTTAATAGAACCGGAGATTTGGGGTAAGCGAATTGAAGCATTAGGCATACCTGTCTATACCGTTAGTATGGATGCAGGCAAACCTAGCATAAATGCTTTAGTAAAACTGTTACTATTAGTAAATAAAATTAAGCCAGATTTAATTCAAGGTTGGATGTATCATGGCAATTTTGCAGCAGAAGTGGCTAGCCTGTTCCACTTCTTTCAAATACCTGTAACATGGAGCATTCATCATTCAATTCATTCATTAGAATTAGAAAAAAAGATGACTATAAAAATTATTAAATTTGGCAGTTATATTTCGCATTTAGCCAGTAAAATTGCATTTGTGTCCCAGGCTAGTAAGCTACAACATGAAGCATTAGGTTATTCTCAGAAAAATAGCTGCGTTGTTCCTAATGGATTTGACACTTCCTTATTTGTACCATCACCAGAAAATAAATTAGCTGTAAGAACAGAGCTAAAAATAAATCAAGACACTATTCTAATTGGCATGATTTGTCGCTATCATCCCATGAAGGATCATGCTAATTTTCTCAAAGCGGCAGCTTGCTTATTAAAGACATATCCAAATGTCCATTTTTTATTAGTGGGAACAAAAGTAGATCGGAATAATCAAACCTTAATTCAGTTGATGCAAAAACTAAACCTATCAGAACAAATTCATCTGCTAGGAGAACGTACTGATATACCTCGGATTACGGCAGCACTAGATATTCTAACAGTCGCTTCCGCTTATGGTGAAGCATTTCCCTTAGTAGTAGGAGAAGCAATGTCTTGTGGCGTTCCTTGCGTGGTGACAGATGTGGGCGATTCAGCTTGGATTGTTAGTAATACGGGACGGGTTGTACCTCCACAAAACTCAGAGGCTTTGGCTAATGCTTGGCAAGAATTAATAGAATTAGGTTCAGAAGCAAGAGAAAACTTAGGTCAAGCAGCTAGAAATAGAATTATTGAAAGCTTTTCTTTAGAATCTGTTGTCAAAAAGTATGAGAATATATATGAAACTGTGCTAGACAAAAAAAAAAGCATCTAA
- a CDS encoding glycosyltransferase, producing the protein MKKLLVITTIPATLESFLLPFAYHFRQKGWQVDGMAEGVSASASCLQAFDRVWEVKWSRNPLDPRNFLVAPPILQEVMRQGQYDLVHVHTPVAAFVTRYALKDFRKQGKCKVIYTAHGFHFHPKGKAFKNAIFLTLEKLAGAWTDYLIVINREDEAAAKRHHILPPQRVLYMPGIGVDLNYYNPDTVADADIARVRQELGITPENPLFLCVAEFIPRKHHRDIIIAFAKLAKPDVHLALAGNGLLLAEMRQLAVDLGVKNQVHFLGERQDIPVLMRSSIATVLASEQEGLPRSVMESLSLEIPVIGTKIRGTEELLAEGCGFLVEVGDIESLTRSMNWMLEHPEEARAMGKLGRVRMGIYDLPNVIQLQENLYNSACRKQEFQES; encoded by the coding sequence ATGAAAAAACTTTTAGTCATCACTACTATCCCAGCTACTCTTGAATCCTTCCTGTTGCCTTTTGCCTATCACTTTCGCCAGAAAGGTTGGCAAGTAGATGGGATGGCGGAGGGAGTTTCTGCTTCGGCTAGTTGCTTGCAAGCTTTCGATCGCGTTTGGGAAGTAAAATGGTCGCGTAATCCTCTAGACCCAAGGAACTTTCTAGTTGCTCCCCCCATCCTCCAAGAGGTAATGAGGCAAGGGCAATACGATTTAGTTCATGTACACACACCAGTAGCAGCTTTTGTGACCCGCTACGCGCTCAAAGACTTTAGAAAGCAGGGAAAATGTAAAGTAATCTATACTGCACACGGATTTCATTTCCATCCCAAGGGCAAAGCTTTCAAAAATGCCATTTTCCTCACTTTGGAAAAACTAGCGGGAGCTTGGACTGACTACCTGATCGTAATTAACCGTGAGGATGAGGCTGCTGCTAAACGCCACCATATTTTACCACCGCAACGAGTTTTATATATGCCAGGAATTGGCGTAGATCTAAATTATTACAATCCCGATACAGTTGCCGATGCCGATATAGCGCGGGTACGTCAGGAGTTGGGAATTACTCCAGAAAATCCCCTATTTCTATGTGTGGCTGAATTTATTCCCCGTAAGCATCATCGTGATATCATAATCGCATTTGCCAAACTAGCTAAACCAGACGTTCATTTAGCCTTGGCGGGCAATGGCCTACTGCTGGCAGAAATGCGCCAATTGGCTGTAGACTTAGGTGTTAAAAATCAAGTACATTTTCTGGGTGAACGTCAAGATATTCCAGTTTTGATGCGCTCTTCCATTGCAACGGTTTTGGCTTCAGAGCAGGAAGGGCTTCCTCGCAGTGTGATGGAATCTTTATCGTTGGAGATACCTGTGATCGGCACAAAAATTCGTGGTACTGAGGAATTATTGGCAGAAGGCTGCGGTTTTCTTGTTGAAGTAGGGGATATAGAATCACTTACTCGGTCAATGAATTGGATGTTGGAACATCCAGAAGAGGCTCGCGCAATGGGCAAACTTGGTAGAGTTCGGATGGGTATATATGACCTCCCCAACGTAATTCAGCTACAGGAAAATCTTTATAATTCTGCTTGCCGAAAACAAGAGTTTCAAGAATCTTGA
- a CDS encoding serine/threonine protein kinase translates to MKEKIIMCICINPDCVNLNIDLNNSDRYCKSCNNDLLLQNRYRVISLLHDESGYSTIYIVDDAGIEKVLKVLRPHRSKNPRVRYLFRQEADILREMDHSGFPKVDGYFQQKLNNGKILYCIVMEKIEGCNLETYVDNHNFITQEIALEWLEKAVVILNELHRHKYLHRDIKPPNLILRENGELVLIDFGAATRKTFFYGKIYINIIYMLMLLLEKDIKGDGFRAPEQERRYCRYHSDFYSLARCFVYYLTKKSPADDNMYDEKHNLQWRQYTVNISNDLLNLIDKMMAYRIKDRYENGEEILKEIKKIKANSF, encoded by the coding sequence TTGAAAGAGAAAATAATAATGTGTATCTGCATCAATCCAGATTGTGTAAACCTAAATATTGATCTAAACAATAGCGATCGCTACTGTAAAAGCTGTAACAACGATTTATTGTTACAAAATCGCTATCGTGTAATTAGTTTATTACACGATGAAAGTGGCTATAGCACTATTTACATTGTTGATGATGCCGGAATAGAGAAAGTATTGAAAGTCCTTCGACCCCATCGGAGCAAAAACCCTAGAGTAAGATACCTATTTCGTCAAGAAGCAGACATATTAAGAGAAATGGATCATTCTGGGTTTCCGAAAGTAGATGGCTATTTTCAACAAAAACTAAATAATGGAAAAATATTGTACTGCATCGTTATGGAGAAAATTGAAGGGTGTAATTTAGAAACTTATGTAGATAATCATAATTTTATAACTCAGGAAATAGCATTGGAATGGTTGGAAAAAGCAGTGGTAATTTTAAATGAACTTCACAGACACAAATATTTGCATCGAGATATTAAACCACCCAATCTGATCTTAAGAGAAAATGGTGAATTGGTATTGATTGATTTCGGTGCGGCGACTAGAAAAACTTTTTTTTATGGAAAAATATATATAAATATAATATATATGCTAATGTTATTGCTAGAAAAAGATATAAAAGGCGATGGCTTTCGTGCGCCGGAACAAGAAAGAAGATATTGTAGGTATCACTCAGATTTTTATTCACTAGCAAGATGCTTTGTTTATTATTTGACCAAAAAAAGTCCAGCAGATGACAATATGTACGACGAAAAACATAACTTACAGTGGCGGCAATATACTGTAAATATATCAAACGATTTGTTGAATTTAATTGATAAAATGATGGCTTATAGAATAAAAGATAGATATGAAAACGGTGAGGAAATATTAAAGGAGATTAAGAAAATCAAAGCAAATAGCTTCTAG
- a CDS encoding sugar transferase codes for MANHQSPIMQFNRLIKFGLDRLMAAIALIVFSPFIIFVAIAIYIRMGQPIVFTQPRPGKDGDIFTFYKFRTMTNDRDADGNLLSDEERLTAIGQFLRKTSLDELPQLLNVLKGDMSFVGPRPLMVEYLERYSPEQARRHDVMPGITGWAQINGRNTISWQEKFKLDVWYVDNWSLWLDLKILFLTVWKVVKKEGISQANHATVEDFMGNN; via the coding sequence ATGGCTAATCATCAATCACCAATCATGCAATTCAACAGATTAATTAAGTTTGGATTAGATAGGCTAATGGCAGCGATCGCTCTCATAGTGTTTTCTCCTTTTATCATATTTGTAGCGATCGCGATCTATATTCGTATGGGCCAACCAATTGTTTTTACCCAACCACGTCCCGGTAAAGACGGTGACATTTTTACATTTTATAAGTTTCGCACCATGACAAACGATCGCGATGCCGATGGCAACCTTTTAAGCGACGAAGAACGTCTGACCGCAATTGGACAATTTCTGCGGAAAACCAGTTTAGACGAACTCCCTCAACTTTTGAATGTTCTCAAAGGCGATATGAGTTTTGTAGGGCCGCGTCCTTTAATGGTAGAATACCTAGAGCGCTACAGTCCCGAACAAGCACGCCGCCATGACGTGATGCCTGGGATTACAGGGTGGGCGCAAATTAACGGGCGCAATACAATTTCTTGGCAAGAAAAATTCAAACTGGATGTTTGGTATGTGGATAATTGGAGTTTGTGGCTTGACCTGAAAATACTTTTCCTGACAGTATGGAAAGTCGTTAAGAAAGAAGGGATTAGCCAAGCTAATCATGCCACAGTAGAAGACTTCATGGGAAATAATTAG